The following coding sequences are from one Rhodobiaceae bacterium window:
- the cobQ gene encoding cobyric acid synthase — MTKALMLQGTGSDVGKSVLVAGLARAAVNRGLTVRPFKPQNMSNNAAVTVEGGEIGRAQWLQARACKVPPSIHMNPVLLKPQSDVGAQVVVQGKVWGTAEARDYQIRKKQLLASVVESFEALKGHADLILVEGAGSPAETNLRAGDIANMGFATETGTPVVLIGDIDRGGVIASLVGTHAVLDPADQEMIKGFLINKFRGDVSLFDDGLKEIERRTGWPSFGVLPWVRAVADLPAEDAVVLERSQTHAAGQLKIAVPMLSRIANFDDVDPLSQEESVDLQFIPPGKPLPGDADLVILPGTKSTIADLDFFRAQGWDIDLQAHIRRGGWVLGLCGGYQMLGTQIDDPEGIEGSATKTPGLGLLDVATIMQPEKQVRTVNGRAAISGAAFSGYEIHIGQTKGQDLERPFLEVEGIPHGAISEDGRIMGAYVHGLFESGAFRKAFLSQLGVASDGQNHDEKIDRALDSLADAMEEALDMEELLSLAALPSR; from the coding sequence ATGACGAAGGCGCTCATGCTTCAGGGCACAGGGTCCGATGTCGGCAAGTCCGTGCTTGTTGCGGGGCTGGCCAGGGCTGCTGTAAATCGGGGCCTGACGGTCCGTCCTTTCAAACCGCAAAACATGTCGAACAACGCAGCGGTTACCGTTGAGGGTGGCGAGATCGGTCGGGCACAATGGCTCCAGGCGCGTGCCTGCAAAGTGCCGCCGAGCATTCACATGAACCCGGTTCTTCTCAAACCCCAAAGCGATGTCGGAGCACAGGTGGTTGTGCAGGGAAAGGTCTGGGGGACGGCGGAAGCCCGGGATTATCAGATCCGTAAGAAGCAGTTGCTGGCGTCGGTTGTTGAAAGCTTTGAGGCGCTAAAGGGGCATGCAGATCTCATCCTCGTAGAAGGCGCAGGCAGTCCTGCGGAAACCAATCTGCGCGCAGGGGACATCGCCAATATGGGCTTTGCGACGGAAACCGGGACGCCGGTGGTCCTCATTGGCGACATTGACCGGGGTGGGGTCATCGCGAGCCTTGTTGGCACCCATGCAGTGCTGGACCCTGCCGACCAGGAGATGATCAAAGGCTTCCTTATCAACAAATTCAGGGGCGATGTTTCGCTATTTGACGATGGTCTGAAAGAGATCGAGCGGCGCACGGGGTGGCCGAGTTTCGGCGTATTGCCCTGGGTACGTGCGGTTGCTGATCTTCCTGCTGAAGATGCGGTGGTGCTGGAGCGCAGCCAGACGCACGCGGCAGGCCAACTCAAAATAGCTGTGCCCATGCTCTCGCGTATTGCGAATTTCGACGATGTCGACCCCCTTTCTCAGGAAGAGAGCGTGGACTTGCAATTCATCCCGCCAGGAAAGCCGCTTCCGGGTGATGCAGACTTGGTCATCTTGCCGGGCACGAAATCAACGATTGCAGATCTGGATTTCTTTAGAGCACAAGGGTGGGACATCGACCTTCAGGCGCATATCCGCCGCGGCGGATGGGTACTCGGGCTTTGCGGCGGCTATCAAATGCTGGGGACGCAGATAGACGACCCTGAGGGCATTGAAGGCTCGGCGACAAAAACGCCGGGTCTCGGGCTTCTGGATGTGGCGACCATTATGCAGCCAGAGAAGCAGGTGCGAACGGTCAACGGAAGGGCTGCGATCTCAGGCGCAGCTTTTTCCGGGTACGAGATCCATATTGGTCAGACCAAAGGGCAGGATCTAGAACGCCCCTTCCTGGAAGTCGAAGGCATCCCCCATGGTGCCATCAGCGAAGATGGGCGCATCATGGGCGCATATGTTCATGGGCTGTTTGAGAGCGGCGCGTTTCGTAAGGCCTTCTTGAGCCAGCTGGGGGTCGCCAGCGATGGTCAAAATCACGACGAGAAAATTGACCGTGCGCTGGATAGTCTGGCCGATGCGATGGAAGAGGCCTTGGATATGGAGGAGCTGCTTAGTCTTGCGGCGTTGCCTTCAAGATAA
- the pspB gene encoding putative phosphoserine phosphatase 2 has product MNSPARITILRHGETPLTGLFCGSSDPELTGAGWESLVARTTDRSWDRVITSPLKRCHAFAQNLGLPLDVDARVREMDFGDWEGKSTEDVWNADQKALTAFWDDPTANPAPGGEPWAVMCARTAEAFEEIGREAQGQRLLLITHAGVMRSLLVTQLGLPFASAWKVSLPTASVLEMTAHHDPDNASLDVQLTALKGDE; this is encoded by the coding sequence ATGAACAGTCCGGCTCGTATCACCATCTTGCGTCACGGCGAGACTCCGCTCACCGGTCTTTTTTGCGGCAGCAGCGACCCGGAGCTCACAGGCGCCGGATGGGAGTCGCTTGTGGCCCGTACCACAGACAGGTCTTGGGACCGGGTCATCACATCACCGCTTAAGCGCTGTCATGCCTTTGCCCAAAACCTTGGGCTTCCGTTAGATGTTGATGCGCGGGTTAGAGAAATGGATTTCGGAGACTGGGAAGGAAAGTCGACGGAAGACGTCTGGAATGCGGATCAAAAAGCGCTCACCGCTTTCTGGGATGATCCAACCGCGAACCCGGCACCGGGTGGTGAACCCTGGGCCGTGATGTGCGCCCGTACAGCAGAGGCATTTGAGGAAATCGGACGGGAAGCCCAAGGGCAGCGCCTGCTTCTAATCACCCATGCTGGTGTCATGCGGTCTCTGCTCGTTACTCAGCTTGGTCTTCCCTTCGCGTCTGCCTGGAAGGTCTCTCTGCCGACCGCAAGCGTGCTTGAGATGACTGCACACCACGATCCAGACAACGCAAGTTTAGACGTCCAGCTGACGGCGTTGAAGGGGGATGAATGA
- the cobD gene encoding threonine-phosphate decarboxylase, translated as MSPLLHGGDLEAFGRQYPNAPRPLIDLSTGINPHAYEPAVDRAWMTRLPNHADEETCRAAFATYAGVDPAFAHVMPGTQAIISGMPYLFHQKRVAVLSPTYGEHEASWRAAGHTVTTYPALEVLTADADIIVVTNPNNPDGYVFNVEALRACQARQRERDGWLIVDEAFVDCTPELSVTTEVQDGGLLILRSFGKFFGLAGLRLGFLLGPAEIATPLLERLGPWGVSTPALRVAAKAYGDATWIVETRKHLSGQMDRLRARVIPLLGTEIGRTPLFMLLDCVDAGAEAAQLADLGIFVRTFPNMQNYLRLGLPGEPWAWERLETALTEWEHKNEC; from the coding sequence ATGAGTCCTCTGCTCCATGGCGGTGATCTCGAGGCATTTGGCCGACAGTACCCAAATGCACCTAGGCCTTTGATAGATCTAAGCACAGGCATCAATCCACACGCTTACGAGCCAGCGGTTGACAGGGCCTGGATGACCCGGCTCCCGAACCATGCAGATGAAGAAACGTGCCGCGCCGCTTTCGCGACCTATGCAGGTGTTGATCCGGCGTTTGCGCATGTGATGCCAGGCACCCAGGCCATCATCTCAGGCATGCCGTATCTCTTTCACCAAAAACGCGTAGCCGTGCTGTCGCCAACCTATGGGGAGCATGAAGCGAGCTGGCGGGCCGCGGGACATACGGTCACAACATACCCGGCGTTGGAAGTTTTAACCGCAGACGCTGATATCATTGTTGTCACCAATCCCAACAATCCCGACGGGTATGTTTTCAATGTAGAGGCGCTCCGCGCCTGTCAGGCACGTCAAAGAGAACGGGACGGTTGGCTGATCGTCGATGAAGCCTTTGTGGATTGCACGCCTGAGTTGAGTGTCACCACGGAAGTCCAGGATGGCGGGCTTCTGATTTTGAGGTCTTTCGGAAAGTTCTTCGGCCTTGCAGGTCTGCGCCTCGGCTTTCTTCTGGGACCCGCCGAAATTGCGACGCCTTTGCTAGAGCGCCTAGGGCCATGGGGCGTGAGCACGCCCGCGCTGCGCGTCGCGGCGAAGGCCTATGGCGATGCGACCTGGATTGTGGAGACCCGAAAACACCTGAGCGGGCAAATGGACCGTTTGCGGGCCCGGGTGATCCCGCTGCTCGGGACGGAAATAGGGCGTACACCTCTTTTTATGTTACTGGACTGTGTGGATGCCGGGGCAGAAGCGGCCCAACTGGCTGATCTTGGAATTTTCGTCCGCACATTCCCGAATATGCAAAACTATCTTCGCTTGGGCCTGCCGGGCGAGCCGTGGGCGTGGGAGCGTCTCGAAACCGCTTTGACAGAATGGGAGCACAAGAATGAGTGCTAA
- the btuB gene encoding vitamin B12 transporter BtuB — protein MSLLKKILLSTAPVWAIAQPVLAAEQAPEIVVTATRTEIATSQVGSSISVLTAEEIEERQYAFTVDAIRSLPGVIINQNGPFGGSASVRIRGASSDQTLVLVDGVIVNDPASPGAGFNFANLDPNDIERIELLRGPQSTLYGSQAIGGVVNIITKRAEEPFAYSAFAEAGSFDTLRSGGSVSGRLEDTDFRFSLSGIRTNGISKADENDGNTEEDGYKNYTFSGNVGSNLTEVLRAEGGLRYSDSRNEFDARGGVGGDGDRVGHTRELLANASLHLSTFSGQLENSLTGSYSLTDRDNESNGARSFSATGERTSLEYLGKVTTSDVWNAIVGLKTEDTEIRGSSSIRTDSVFGQVQVLPLEGLSLIGGVRHDDHESTGGVTTFRFTSAYELAETGTVFRGSWGEGFKSPTPFQLTFFCCGAAGPNTNLKPEESRGWDLGVEQEFLNGKADVQVNYFQQDVENQIDFSFPAGGYLNIDQVETEGWEFIASARPADWIDLSANFTHQSAIDVSTGSQLVRTPANIATLNITTYPTEALAVGGSVTWNDDETDSAGLVQDWFRVDLRSSYQLNDQVELFGRVENLLDEQYQDILGFGTPGISGFFGIRVKG, from the coding sequence ATGTCATTGCTAAAGAAGATTCTTTTATCTACTGCGCCCGTTTGGGCCATCGCACAACCTGTGCTTGCTGCTGAACAGGCGCCTGAAATCGTTGTAACAGCAACGCGGACAGAAATTGCGACATCGCAGGTTGGCAGCTCTATTTCGGTTCTGACTGCCGAAGAAATCGAAGAGCGCCAATATGCCTTCACGGTTGATGCTATTCGCTCCCTACCAGGCGTCATCATCAACCAGAATGGTCCATTCGGCGGATCAGCGTCCGTGCGAATTCGGGGGGCGTCTTCAGATCAGACGCTGGTTCTGGTTGACGGAGTAATCGTCAACGATCCAGCAAGCCCAGGCGCAGGGTTCAATTTTGCCAATCTCGACCCAAACGATATTGAGCGGATTGAGCTGCTGAGAGGGCCGCAGAGTACGCTGTATGGTTCGCAGGCAATTGGTGGTGTCGTCAACATCATCACAAAACGCGCTGAAGAACCGTTTGCCTACAGTGCATTTGCCGAAGCGGGGTCATTCGACACGCTTCGTTCTGGCGGAAGCGTCTCAGGAAGACTGGAAGATACGGACTTCAGATTTTCTCTCAGCGGCATTCGCACGAACGGTATCTCCAAGGCCGATGAGAATGATGGAAATACGGAAGAAGATGGCTACAAGAACTACACCTTCAGCGGAAATGTTGGGTCAAACCTGACCGAAGTTTTGCGGGCTGAGGGTGGGCTTCGCTATTCTGACAGCCGAAACGAATTTGATGCCCGCGGTGGTGTCGGCGGCGACGGAGACCGTGTAGGGCACACGCGTGAGCTTCTGGCAAATGCCTCGCTTCACCTGAGCACATTTTCAGGCCAACTTGAAAACAGCCTGACGGGCAGTTACTCCCTCACTGACCGTGACAATGAGTCAAATGGTGCTCGTTCTTTTAGCGCAACCGGGGAGCGCACATCGTTAGAGTATCTGGGTAAGGTCACCACGTCGGACGTCTGGAACGCCATCGTCGGTTTGAAGACTGAAGACACTGAGATAAGGGGCAGCTCGTCAATCCGAACCGATAGTGTTTTCGGCCAGGTTCAGGTGCTTCCGCTGGAGGGCCTTTCGCTCATTGGTGGTGTTCGTCATGATGATCATGAAAGCACCGGTGGCGTAACCACTTTTCGTTTCACGAGTGCTTATGAATTGGCCGAAACCGGCACTGTATTCCGCGGATCATGGGGCGAGGGTTTCAAGTCGCCGACGCCGTTTCAACTGACTTTCTTCTGCTGTGGCGCCGCAGGCCCGAACACCAACCTGAAACCAGAGGAATCTCGCGGCTGGGATCTGGGTGTGGAGCAGGAATTCTTGAACGGGAAAGCAGACGTTCAGGTGAATTATTTCCAGCAAGATGTCGAAAATCAGATTGATTTTTCTTTCCCGGCTGGTGGGTACTTGAACATCGACCAGGTTGAAACCGAAGGATGGGAGTTTATTGCATCAGCACGCCCGGCGGATTGGATTGATCTGAGTGCGAACTTCACCCATCAGTCCGCAATCGATGTGTCCACGGGTAGCCAGCTTGTGCGAACACCAGCAAACATCGCAACGCTTAATATCACGACCTATCCGACCGAGGCGCTGGCCGTGGGCGGTTCGGTAACTTGGAATGATGACGAAACGGATTCGGCAGGCCTGGTGCAGGATTGGTTTCGCGTGGATCTGCGGAGCTCTTATCAGTTGAACGATCAGGTGGAGCTCTTCGGACGTGTAGAAAACCTGCTGGACGAGCAATACCAGGATATCCTGGGCTTTGGCACGCCAGGCATTTCTGGTTTCTTCGGTATTCGGGTCAAGGGATGA
- the cobS gene encoding adenosylcobinamide-GDP ribazoletransferase, with protein sequence MTAPLTSFILAVQFLTRLPTPQISEFEPAALSRASSFFPAVGLIVGTLLALVLWSGSLIDPWLGAVLTLGAWALVTGALHLDGLSDLADALGAAHADETRFHEVLKDPHIGTFGVVSLIVQLAVKLVLLMLIAEQELFWVLIPLCAWARLGPLFWAHYLPVLRPPSNEAEGMGERFAWEINPLTPWTWAALLLLSAWSAPAFLAAPFFLLVWGAYLQIRLKGQTGDSLGAGIEVSESLLLLACVIFA encoded by the coding sequence ATGACCGCACCTCTCACTTCCTTCATTCTCGCGGTTCAGTTTTTGACCCGCCTGCCGACACCGCAGATCAGCGAATTCGAGCCAGCAGCGCTCAGCCGTGCCTCAAGCTTCTTCCCTGCCGTCGGCCTTATCGTTGGCACTCTTTTGGCTCTGGTGCTCTGGAGCGGATCGCTGATTGATCCTTGGTTGGGTGCCGTGCTGACGCTTGGCGCGTGGGCCCTCGTCACCGGCGCACTTCACCTTGATGGTCTGTCAGACCTTGCTGATGCGCTTGGCGCTGCGCACGCAGATGAAACACGCTTCCACGAGGTCCTGAAAGATCCCCATATCGGCACGTTTGGCGTCGTAAGCCTGATCGTGCAACTAGCAGTGAAGCTTGTGCTCCTGATGCTGATCGCGGAGCAAGAGCTCTTTTGGGTTTTGATCCCGCTCTGCGCCTGGGCGCGGCTTGGCCCGCTTTTCTGGGCCCATTACCTGCCGGTCCTGCGTCCGCCATCCAATGAAGCAGAAGGCATGGGGGAACGGTTTGCCTGGGAGATCAACCCGCTCACACCCTGGACATGGGCAGCCTTGCTTCTCCTGAGCGCCTGGAGCGCGCCCGCCTTTCTGGCAGCACCGTTCTTCCTTCTGGTTTGGGGGGCATACTTACAGATACGATTGAAGGGTCAGACCGGTGATAGCCTGGGCGCAGGGATTGAAGTCTCAGAGAGTCTGTTGCTTCTGGCCTGTGTAATTTTTGCTTGA
- a CDS encoding corrinoid ABC transporter substrate-binding protein, whose translation MNQAAIGLGFGLLVSGVSASQAAGPSVASLDFCADQYVLALADPDQVIGVSPHAETEFSYLAEKAAGIPKIRPTAEEILVLEPEMVVRLWGGGYGAKDTLERYGIPVVQVSLAVTLEETRENLLAVGKALGHLDRAEAIAADLDARLSAIQAVRDEKRPVALYVTPSGTTTGRGTFIHEMMTTAGVDNMSAGLGTSPWHPVNLEALALSPPDMIVAGFFDLRSGKLSNWSLSRHEFLRRQAETRPVARIPSREIACAAWFVVDAIEEIADTRRSLSLDAVEQ comes from the coding sequence ATGAACCAAGCGGCAATCGGATTAGGGTTTGGTCTTCTGGTCAGCGGTGTATCCGCTAGCCAGGCGGCTGGCCCGTCGGTTGCCTCTTTAGATTTTTGTGCTGATCAATATGTGTTGGCCTTAGCAGACCCCGATCAAGTCATCGGGGTCTCGCCCCACGCCGAGACTGAGTTTTCATACCTCGCGGAAAAGGCGGCGGGTATCCCGAAAATCCGCCCAACGGCAGAAGAGATTTTGGTCCTTGAGCCAGAGATGGTCGTGCGCTTATGGGGCGGTGGCTATGGCGCGAAGGATACATTGGAGCGCTATGGCATTCCGGTTGTACAGGTCTCCCTCGCCGTCACTCTGGAAGAGACCAGAGAAAATCTCCTGGCGGTCGGAAAAGCTCTTGGACATCTGGACAGGGCAGAGGCAATTGCGGCTGACTTGGACGCGCGCCTTTCGGCAATTCAGGCTGTTCGAGACGAGAAACGGCCGGTGGCACTTTATGTAACACCCTCTGGCACGACGACAGGGCGGGGCACCTTCATCCACGAGATGATGACGACTGCAGGTGTCGACAACATGTCGGCAGGGCTTGGGACATCACCCTGGCACCCGGTGAATTTGGAAGCTTTGGCCCTCAGCCCGCCTGACATGATTGTCGCTGGATTTTTTGACCTGAGGTCGGGGAAGCTGAGCAACTGGTCTCTCTCTCGGCATGAGTTTCTGCGAAGACAAGCGGAGACCCGGCCTGTCGCGCGCATTCCGAGCCGGGAGATCGCCTGCGCCGCGTGGTTTGTTGTAGATGCCATTGAAGAAATTGCCGACACGCGCAGGTCACTATCATTGGATGCGGTGGAGCAGTGA
- the cobD gene encoding cobalamin biosynthesis protein CobD, whose translation MLGALHTPWLILGALALEGLLGYPSVFWRNIGHPVSWMGRFLSVGDAWMNTHSLHPRRDFIAGMVWLAVGVALLGWMTWCLSMTLNQMTYGWIGELLIFATLIASRSLYTHVRDVYAALSRNNIEEAREKVSLIVGRNTDTLEEPAIARAAVESLAENASDGVIAPLFWGLVAGLPGIAVYKLVNTADSMWGHRSERYEWFGKTAARLDDFLNLIPARLTGALFCVAAFGAGRSRAAFLVMQRDASNHLSLNAGWPEAAMAGALERRLGGPRTYQGQITEGVWLGDGSPDLNASDLRRALSLYLTMLTLAASMILFVAMLGGQGI comes from the coding sequence ATGTTGGGCGCCCTTCATACGCCCTGGCTGATTTTGGGGGCTCTCGCGCTTGAGGGGTTGCTTGGGTATCCCTCCGTTTTCTGGCGCAACATCGGCCACCCTGTTTCATGGATGGGGCGGTTTTTGAGCGTCGGGGATGCCTGGATGAACACCCATAGTCTGCACCCCAGGCGGGACTTCATTGCCGGCATGGTTTGGCTGGCTGTTGGCGTCGCGCTGCTTGGTTGGATGACGTGGTGTTTGAGCATGACACTCAATCAAATGACCTATGGATGGATAGGGGAGCTTCTCATTTTCGCGACGCTGATCGCGAGCCGTTCTCTCTATACCCATGTGCGTGACGTGTACGCTGCTCTCTCCAGAAACAATATTGAGGAAGCGCGCGAGAAAGTGTCCCTCATTGTCGGAAGGAATACTGACACATTGGAGGAGCCTGCCATTGCCCGCGCAGCGGTTGAGAGTCTCGCGGAGAATGCTTCTGATGGTGTCATCGCGCCGCTGTTCTGGGGGCTGGTTGCGGGCTTGCCGGGCATCGCAGTGTATAAGCTGGTCAATACAGCCGACAGCATGTGGGGCCATAGAAGCGAACGATATGAATGGTTCGGTAAAACGGCAGCGCGTCTGGATGATTTTTTGAATCTGATCCCAGCGCGGCTCACTGGCGCACTGTTTTGTGTGGCTGCTTTTGGCGCCGGGCGAAGCAGAGCAGCGTTTCTGGTGATGCAGCGCGATGCATCAAACCACCTGTCGCTCAATGCGGGCTGGCCGGAAGCGGCAATGGCTGGCGCGTTGGAGCGTCGTTTGGGCGGGCCGCGAACCTATCAGGGGCAGATCACCGAAGGTGTGTGGCTTGGAGACGGGTCGCCAGACCTCAACGCAAGCGATCTTCGCCGGGCGCTAAGCCTCTATCTGACAATGCTCACGCTCGCTGCAAGCATGATCTTGTTTGTCGCCATGCTTGGGGGGCAGGGAATATGA
- the cobO gene encoding cob(I)yrinic acid a,c-diamide adenosyltransferase yields the protein MSAKDENATHTEEMKKVQSAHREKMSEKKEADRGLFLILTGDGKGKSSSAFGSIIRALGWGHSVGVVQYVKGNWKTGERQFFQKYPDLVTWHTMGQGFTWDTQDREKDIEASRAAWDVSAKMLASGDYDLVVLDELNIVLRYDYLPVDEVLAGLMNRHPRTSVMVTGRDAKEELRAEADLITEMTPIKHPFESGIKAKRGIDY from the coding sequence ATGAGTGCTAAAGATGAGAACGCCACACACACAGAAGAAATGAAGAAGGTTCAGTCCGCACATCGCGAGAAAATGTCCGAGAAAAAAGAGGCGGACCGTGGCTTGTTTTTGATCCTCACCGGCGATGGTAAGGGAAAGTCGAGCTCAGCCTTTGGGTCAATCATCCGCGCGCTCGGATGGGGTCATAGCGTCGGGGTGGTGCAATATGTGAAGGGCAATTGGAAAACCGGAGAACGTCAGTTTTTCCAGAAATATCCCGACCTCGTCACCTGGCACACAATGGGTCAGGGTTTTACCTGGGACACCCAAGACAGGGAAAAAGACATTGAAGCGTCGCGGGCGGCCTGGGATGTATCCGCGAAAATGTTGGCGTCCGGCGACTATGACCTAGTGGTTCTCGATGAGCTGAACATTGTGCTGCGATACGATTACCTGCCGGTGGACGAAGTCCTCGCGGGTCTCATGAACCGCCATCCGCGCACAAGCGTCATGGTGACCGGGCGGGATGCCAAAGAGGAACTTCGCGCTGAAGCTGATCTCATTACGGAGATGACACCGATTAAGCACCCCTTCGAATCCGGGATTAAAGCAAAGCGGGGCATCGACTACTAA
- the hmuU gene encoding hemin transport system permease protein HmuU: MSRRSPYAASMLLAALLLITMAASLFLGYAPLGIGEVFQGLLGVGDERYVFIVQDIRAPRIVLGAMVGGSLGLAGAAIQGLLRNPLADPSVIGVSSSAGLGAVVAIYYGFAASSAIFVPVFAIGFAIAAMLVLVWLAGKDASILTLILAGVAISSLAAALTSLAMNLSPNPFSLNDIILWLLGSLANRSFTELWIAGPFMVVGWVLLLATARALPSLSLGEDAAASLGVDLRRVRLQTVFGAAFAVGGGVAVSGAIGFVGLVAPHLVRPLVGHDPGRLLVPSALAGALLLVLADIGVRTIPGDAELKLGVVTALLGAPFFLWLIIYTRRSMR; this comes from the coding sequence ATGAGCCGACGCTCACCATACGCCGCCTCAATGCTTCTGGCTGCTCTGCTGCTGATAACAATGGCCGCAAGCCTGTTCTTGGGCTATGCGCCCTTAGGGATAGGCGAGGTTTTTCAGGGGCTCTTAGGTGTTGGCGACGAGCGCTACGTCTTCATTGTGCAGGACATCAGAGCCCCCCGCATTGTATTAGGCGCAATGGTGGGCGGTTCTCTGGGGCTTGCCGGAGCTGCCATACAGGGACTTCTCAGAAATCCGCTGGCAGACCCTAGCGTGATTGGTGTGTCCTCAAGTGCCGGGCTCGGCGCTGTCGTGGCGATCTATTATGGCTTCGCGGCCTCGTCAGCGATCTTTGTTCCCGTATTTGCAATCGGCTTTGCCATCGCCGCCATGTTGGTTTTGGTGTGGCTTGCTGGAAAAGACGCCAGTATCTTGACGCTCATCCTGGCGGGCGTGGCTATTTCAAGCCTCGCCGCCGCCTTAACCTCTCTGGCAATGAACCTTTCGCCCAATCCGTTTTCGCTGAACGACATTATCCTGTGGCTCTTGGGGTCACTTGCCAATCGAAGTTTTACCGAACTCTGGATTGCGGGCCCTTTCATGGTCGTGGGCTGGGTCCTTCTTCTCGCGACGGCGCGCGCTCTTCCGTCCCTTAGCTTGGGAGAAGATGCGGCAGCGTCATTGGGTGTCGATCTGCGACGGGTACGTTTGCAAACAGTTTTTGGTGCAGCCTTCGCAGTAGGAGGCGGCGTGGCGGTAAGTGGCGCCATTGGCTTTGTGGGCCTTGTGGCGCCTCACCTTGTTCGCCCTTTGGTTGGACATGACCCAGGCCGCCTGCTGGTGCCGAGCGCGTTGGCGGGCGCACTCCTGCTGGTTCTGGCAGATATTGGTGTGCGCACAATTCCGGGAGATGCGGAACTCAAACTGGGTGTGGTGACCGCGCTGCTGGGGGCACCGTTTTTCCTCTGGCTTATCATCTATACACGGCGGTCCATGCGATGA
- the cobP gene encoding bifunctional adenosylcobalamin biosynthesis protein CobP — MTNTFHLPDAGPFAALILGGARSGKSRYGEGLITGATGNFVYVATAEGRDEEMAERITHHQNRRGANWRLIEEPLNLPGVLRNQVSENDVVLIDCLTLWLANLMEAQEDIASATSDLLAAIKACPARLVFISNEVGQGIVPDNALARQFRDEAGWLHQSLAAEIDAVLVVMAGLPLILKATPQD, encoded by the coding sequence GTGACCAACACGTTCCATCTGCCAGACGCGGGACCATTCGCGGCTCTCATCCTTGGCGGCGCACGATCAGGCAAAAGCCGCTATGGGGAAGGTCTAATCACGGGAGCCACCGGCAACTTTGTCTATGTGGCAACAGCCGAAGGCCGTGATGAGGAGATGGCGGAGCGCATCACCCACCACCAAAACCGGCGTGGAGCCAACTGGCGATTGATCGAAGAACCGCTCAACCTACCGGGCGTATTACGCAATCAGGTGAGTGAAAATGACGTCGTATTGATTGATTGCCTCACGCTTTGGCTTGCCAATCTGATGGAAGCGCAAGAAGACATTGCTTCTGCCACATCCGACCTGTTGGCGGCGATCAAAGCCTGCCCCGCGCGGCTTGTGTTCATTTCTAACGAAGTGGGCCAGGGCATCGTGCCGGACAATGCCCTCGCACGGCAGTTTCGGGACGAAGCGGGTTGGCTGCATCAATCATTGGCTGCAGAGATTGATGCTGTCCTTGTGGTGATGGCGGGTCTTCCTCTTATCTTGAAGGCAACGCCGCAAGACTAA
- the fecE gene encoding Fe(3+) dicitrate transport ATP-binding protein FecE: MIAAQNISVSLGTHAAVRNVSMEIKPGEIVGFVGPNGAGKTSLLRALLRLVPVDSGSVLLGGTDITADAPHKHAQAIAYLPQGQSVAWPLTARRLVALGRVPHRSTWETLKPEDEQAIAAALKATDVDSFADRPVTELSGGERSRVLLARALAVQAAVLLVDEPTASLDPYHQLTTMEALKATARDGTAVGVVLHDLNLAGRYCDRLCLMHEGKVVADGAPDQVLSDENLARVYRIGVRRDDRGDVVVDRRLSDAP; encoded by the coding sequence ATGATCGCCGCTCAGAACATATCTGTGTCGCTGGGTACTCATGCCGCGGTCCGCAATGTCTCCATGGAGATAAAACCTGGCGAGATTGTCGGGTTTGTTGGGCCAAACGGTGCTGGCAAGACCAGCCTGCTGCGAGCCCTCTTGCGTCTCGTGCCGGTGGACAGTGGTTCTGTTTTGTTAGGTGGCACCGATATAACCGCTGACGCGCCTCACAAACATGCGCAAGCCATTGCTTATCTCCCGCAGGGTCAGAGCGTTGCTTGGCCATTGACCGCCCGGCGTCTGGTGGCGCTTGGCCGTGTGCCACATCGCTCAACATGGGAAACCCTGAAGCCTGAAGATGAACAGGCAATTGCCGCGGCCTTGAAGGCAACTGACGTTGACTCATTTGCCGATCGCCCTGTGACAGAGCTATCAGGAGGTGAGCGGAGCCGGGTCCTTCTTGCACGTGCTCTTGCGGTGCAGGCGGCGGTCCTGCTGGTGGATGAACCCACCGCGTCCCTCGACCCCTACCATCAGCTGACAACCATGGAAGCCCTGAAAGCGACTGCACGCGATGGAACCGCTGTCGGGGTCGTGCTGCATGATCTCAATCTGGCTGGCCGCTATTGTGACCGCCTGTGTCTGATGCATGAGGGGAAGGTTGTCGCAGATGGAGCGCCCGACCAGGTGTTGAGTGACGAAAATCTCGCCCGTGTTTACCGCATCGGTGTGCGCCGGGATGATCGTGGAGATGTGGTTGTTGATCGGCGCCTGAGCGACGCCCCATGA